One Festucalex cinctus isolate MCC-2025b chromosome 1, RoL_Fcin_1.0, whole genome shotgun sequence genomic region harbors:
- the LOC144023319 gene encoding uncharacterized protein LOC144023319, which produces MVVKEIPALLVEVKKLVSHNTATNENVDNRPTKDAVGPDAESDYLGETSLCILRGPTQVKIGKDDVTISAHYWESARACTTPNGMARVLLMGLFDVEVLLKSNLKGGRSKLDPNSERRQAFDPRKLQALKDAVVQQFPGAKEADVRKSINNRICELRHQVKRKL; this is translated from the exons ATGGTAGTTAAAG aaattcctGCTCTGTTGGTGGAGGTGAAAAAGCTAGTTTCCCACAACACCGCGACCAACGAAAATGTTGACAACCGCCCCACCAAAGATGCTGTTGGACCAGATGCTGAGAGTGACTATCTCGGCGAAACATCACTTTGCATACTTCGCGGACCCACACAA GTGAAAATTGGCAAAGATGATGTCACTATCTCAGCACATTATTGGGAGAGTGCAAGAGCTTGTACCACCCCCAATGGTATGGCGCGGGTGCTGCTGATGGGTCTCTTTGATGTAGAAGTCCTCCTCAAGTCGAACCTGAAAGGAGGGCGCAGCAAGTTGGATCCCAATTCAGAGCGTCGACAGGCTTTCGACCCAAGGAAGCTTCAAGCTTTGAAAG ATGCTGTTGTCCAGCAGTTTCCCGGGGCCAAAGAAGCTGATGTGAGAAAGTCCATCAATAATCGAATCTGTGAGCTAAGACATCAGGTGAAGCGGAAATTGTAA